CGCTTTCCGATGCGTTCGCGTCTTTTGCTTCCGTTTGTCGTGATCACCTCGGCCACGCTGTTCCTCACCGCCTGCGGCTCCGGTTCCGGGGGCCCGGGCGGGACGGACGCCTCCGGAGTGGCGGCCGGGTCCGACGACGTGCCCACCACGGACGTCGTCTCGGCCGAGAAGAAGGACGAGGCGGCGGCGAAGCTGCTGCCCGCCGGCACTACGCACCTCACCGTCGCGATCAGCGTCGGCGGCACCCCGCCCGGCACCACCTATCTGTCCGACGGCAAGACGCTGACCGGCCAGGACGTCGACTTCACCAAGGCGGTCGCCCGGGTGCTCGGCATCAAGCTGACGGTGGAGCAGGCGAGCTTCGAGGCGATCCTGCCCGCGCTGGACAGCGGCAAGTACGACTTCGGCGCGAGCAATTTCGGCGTCACGGACGAGCGCCGCAAGACCATCGACTTCGTCACCTACATCAACGACGGCCAGGGCTTCGCCACCCGCAAGGACAGCAAGCTGACGAAGATCACCGACCTGAAGCAGCTGTGCGGCCTGAGCGTCGCCACCGGCGCCGGCACGACCTTCGAAGCCACGCTGGAGGAGAACAAGCACGTCTGCACCGACGCGGGCAAGAAGCCGTACGAGGTGCAGACATACGCCGACCCGAGCGCGATCTGGTCGTCCGTCCAGCAGGGCCGCAGCGACATCGTGATGTCCACGATCAACGGCCTGCGC
The genomic region above belongs to Streptomyces sp. CG1 and contains:
- a CDS encoding ABC transporter substrate-binding protein — protein: MRSRLLLPFVVITSATLFLTACGSGSGGPGGTDASGVAAGSDDVPTTDVVSAEKKDEAAAKLLPAGTTHLTVAISVGGTPPGTTYLSDGKTLTGQDVDFTKAVARVLGIKLTVEQASFEAILPALDSGKYDFGASNFGVTDERRKTIDFVTYINDGQGFATRKDSKLTKITDLKQLCGLSVATGAGTTFEATLEENKHVCTDAGKKPYEVQTYADPSAIWSSVQQGRSDIVMSTINGLRYAVAHQPGLKFLDEYHRLDVGFAFKKGTGLAPAFRAAVNKLLSDGTYDKILKKWGTTGSAITKSQISPPELKS